The proteins below come from a single Isoptericola dokdonensis DS-3 genomic window:
- a CDS encoding dynamin family protein, protein MTETGPQDDPVEPSDPTVGEVSANSALTPDVGTAALLDALDTLRARFGALRLPLDVPGVHAARTDLARATDQLDDYLLPRLRAERAPLLVVVGGSTGAGKSTLVNSLLGEQVTTPGVLRPTTRSPVLVHHPLDGRWFTGDRVLPGLARVESHAEAPRDGSARALRLVASGNLPQGLALLDAPDVDSVEEANRDLAAQLLGAADLWLFVTTAARYADAVPWDLLTTAAGRRAQVALVLDRVDPGVEEVADDLRRLMTEHGLRDASLFVVPESAGEGMVDGLLPEPAVGELATWLSGLGGDPESRARVIAATRDGVVDDLVRRAGTLADAADAQRAADGRLRDAVERHHAEALRQVEAATSDGALLRGEVLARWQDFVGTGEFFRALEAGVGKVRDAVGRFFRGRPKEAPQVEQAIAHGVESVVLDAAEQSAERTYADWRGDPAGAGLLDGLELSRTAPNLRPEVAAAIRAWQGDVLALVREQGESRRGTARALSFGLNALGVSLMIVVFASTAGLTGLEVGIAGGTAVAAQKLLEAVFGDDAVRRLAAEAKERLTARVDAVLRGQAARYTAQLDALGTDDVRGDRLRDAATGVAEAARTERSRRPTSDDGLTRPWSGGLLRGAGTFRPPTGPHGVPRVPGTGTETTDATEAPRRTPFWRRWRRGEDA, encoded by the coding sequence ATGACCGAGACCGGACCGCAGGACGACCCCGTCGAGCCGTCCGACCCCACGGTCGGCGAGGTCTCCGCGAACTCGGCTCTCACCCCCGACGTCGGCACCGCCGCCCTGCTGGACGCCCTGGACACCCTGCGCGCCCGCTTCGGTGCGCTGCGTCTGCCGCTCGACGTCCCGGGCGTCCACGCCGCCCGGACGGACCTGGCGCGAGCCACGGACCAGCTCGACGACTACCTGCTGCCGCGGCTGCGGGCGGAACGAGCGCCGCTGCTGGTCGTCGTCGGCGGGTCCACCGGCGCCGGGAAGTCCACCCTCGTCAACTCCCTGCTCGGCGAGCAGGTCACGACGCCGGGCGTGCTGCGCCCCACCACGCGCTCGCCAGTGCTGGTCCACCACCCGCTCGACGGCCGCTGGTTCACCGGCGACCGCGTGCTGCCGGGACTGGCCCGCGTCGAGTCGCACGCCGAGGCTCCGCGCGACGGTTCCGCGCGGGCGCTGCGCCTCGTGGCGAGCGGCAACCTGCCCCAGGGCCTCGCCCTGCTGGACGCCCCCGACGTGGACTCCGTGGAGGAGGCGAACCGGGACCTCGCCGCCCAGCTCCTCGGGGCGGCCGACCTGTGGCTCTTCGTCACCACCGCCGCCCGCTACGCCGACGCCGTCCCCTGGGACCTGCTCACCACGGCCGCCGGGCGACGGGCCCAGGTGGCGCTGGTCCTGGACCGCGTCGACCCGGGCGTCGAGGAGGTCGCCGACGACCTGCGACGACTCATGACCGAGCACGGCCTGCGCGACGCGTCGCTGTTCGTCGTCCCCGAGTCGGCGGGCGAGGGCATGGTCGACGGCCTGCTGCCCGAGCCCGCCGTCGGCGAGCTCGCGACGTGGCTGTCGGGGCTCGGCGGCGACCCGGAGTCGCGGGCACGCGTCATCGCGGCCACGCGCGACGGCGTCGTCGACGACCTGGTGCGTCGCGCCGGCACCCTCGCGGACGCCGCCGACGCCCAGCGGGCCGCGGACGGCAGGCTGCGGGACGCCGTCGAGCGCCACCACGCCGAGGCGCTGCGCCAGGTCGAGGCGGCGACGTCCGACGGCGCGCTGCTGCGCGGCGAGGTGCTGGCCCGCTGGCAGGACTTCGTCGGCACCGGCGAGTTCTTCCGCGCCCTGGAGGCGGGCGTCGGCAAGGTGCGGGACGCCGTCGGCCGGTTCTTCCGCGGGAGGCCCAAGGAGGCGCCGCAGGTCGAGCAGGCCATCGCCCACGGGGTGGAGTCGGTGGTGCTCGACGCCGCCGAGCAGTCCGCGGAACGCACCTACGCCGACTGGCGCGGCGACCCGGCCGGGGCGGGGCTGCTCGACGGGCTGGAGCTGTCCCGCACCGCGCCGAACCTGCGCCCCGAGGTCGCCGCCGCGATCCGTGCCTGGCAGGGCGACGTGCTCGCCCTGGTGCGCGAGCAGGGCGAGTCCCGCCGCGGCACCGCCCGCGCGCTGTCGTTCGGCCTCAACGCGCTCGGCGTCAGCCTCATGATCGTCGTCTTCGCCTCCACCGCCGGGCTCACCGGCCTGGAGGTCGGCATCGCGGGCGGCACCGCCGTCGCCGCCCAGAAGCTGCTCGAGGCCGTGTTCGGCGACGACGCCGTCCGACGTCTCGCCGCCGAGGCGAAGGAACGGCTCACCGCCCGCGTCGACGCCGTCCTGCGCGGGCAGGCCGCCCGGTACACCGCCCAGCTCGACGCCCTCGGCACCGACGACGTGCGCGGCGACCGCCTGCGCGACGCCGCCACCGGTGTCGCGGAGGCCGCCCGCACCGAGCGGTCCCGGCGCCCGACCTCCGACGACGGGCTCACCCGGCCGTGGAGCGGTGGGCTGCTGCGTGGCGCCGGGACCTTCCGGCCGCCCACCGGGCCGCACGGCGTGCCCCGCGTGCCGGGCACGGGCACGGAGACCACCGACGCCACCGAGGCGCCGCGCCGCACACCGTTCTGGCGGCGTTGGCGCCGCGGGGAGGACGCATGA
- a CDS encoding phosphotransferase: MRRRPTWSELPPSVRAAVEARLGTRVTAATSHDGGYSPGLASTLSTAAGPVFVKAVPVAEEFSARVYRQEVERSSVLPPDVPAPRARWVLDVPADGTEGGWVAVAFDAVPGRAPRTPLIGPELGAVARLAREIGAVEIAPGVLPELADELDVTCTADLAADRPPGLATYDPWFVEHLDDLAALEEHAAAAARGGALVHGDLRADNAVLVGPGDDLRAVAVDWPYANRGAAFFDLVGMLPAVQAEGGPAPEEVLARHPLPAGTDDDAVTAVLVALVGYFVARSLEPDPPGIPHVRAFQRAQGAAGIAWLRRRLRA; the protein is encoded by the coding sequence ATGCGTCGTCGCCCCACCTGGTCCGAGCTGCCGCCGTCCGTCCGCGCCGCGGTCGAGGCGCGGCTCGGCACGCGCGTCACCGCGGCGACCAGCCACGACGGCGGGTACTCGCCGGGGCTGGCCTCCACCCTCTCCACGGCCGCCGGCCCGGTGTTCGTCAAGGCCGTGCCCGTGGCCGAGGAGTTCTCGGCGCGCGTCTACCGCCAGGAGGTCGAACGGTCGTCGGTGCTGCCACCGGACGTGCCCGCCCCGCGGGCGCGCTGGGTGCTGGACGTCCCGGCGGACGGCACCGAGGGCGGCTGGGTCGCGGTCGCCTTCGACGCGGTCCCCGGACGCGCGCCGCGGACGCCGCTGATCGGCCCCGAGCTCGGCGCCGTCGCACGCCTGGCCCGGGAGATCGGTGCCGTCGAGATCGCCCCGGGTGTGCTGCCCGAGCTCGCGGACGAGCTCGACGTCACCTGCACGGCGGACCTGGCAGCGGACCGTCCGCCGGGACTCGCCACCTACGACCCGTGGTTCGTCGAGCACCTCGACGACCTGGCGGCCCTCGAGGAGCACGCGGCGGCGGCCGCCCGCGGGGGTGCGCTGGTCCACGGCGACCTGCGGGCGGACAACGCGGTGCTCGTCGGCCCCGGCGACGACCTGCGCGCCGTCGCCGTGGACTGGCCGTACGCCAACCGTGGCGCCGCGTTCTTCGACCTGGTCGGGATGCTGCCCGCCGTCCAGGCGGAGGGTGGCCCCGCGCCGGAGGAGGTGCTGGCGCGCCACCCGCTCCCGGCGGGCACCGACGACGACGCCGTCACGGCGGTCCTGGTGGCCCTGGTCGGCTACTTCGTCGCGAGGTCCCTGGAGCCGGACCCGCCGGGCATCCCGCACGTGCGGGCGTTCCAGCGCGCCCAGGGTGCGGCGGGGATCGCCTGGCTGCGCCGCCGCCTGCGTGCCTGA